The Paraburkholderia hospita genome includes a window with the following:
- a CDS encoding elongation factor P — MVEASELKPGMVVMLDGELHSVVSAGYHAGGGQQGSAVFTKVKNLKSGHVKELRLHPHDKLEEVALDNLEMEYLYTDGVAFHFMNPDTFEQISLPSETIGAYEKFLQPSMRIPVQLYEGQPVTIAFPPAVELGIVSTPPGLHEHETSTFKTATLANGMEVLVPQFIKEGDTVRIEVASGKYLERVRRGARKP; from the coding sequence ATGGTCGAAGCTTCGGAACTGAAGCCGGGCATGGTCGTCATGCTTGACGGCGAACTGCATAGCGTCGTCAGCGCCGGGTACCACGCCGGCGGCGGCCAGCAGGGTAGCGCAGTCTTTACCAAGGTCAAGAACCTGAAGTCCGGTCACGTCAAGGAATTGCGGTTGCACCCGCACGACAAGCTCGAAGAGGTCGCGCTCGATAACCTGGAGATGGAATACCTGTACACGGATGGTGTCGCTTTCCATTTCATGAATCCCGATACCTTCGAACAGATCAGTTTGCCCTCGGAAACCATTGGCGCATACGAAAAGTTTCTTCAACCCAGTATGCGAATCCCGGTGCAACTTTATGAGGGTCAGCCCGTCACCATCGCATTTCCCCCTGCGGTCGAGTTAGGCATCGTGTCTACGCCGCCGGGCCTGCACGAGCATGAAACCTCCACCTTCAAGACCGCCACGCTCGCGAACGGCATGGAAGTTCTCGTTCCTCAGTTCATCAAGGAAGGGGACACTGTGCGAATCGAGGTCGCTTCAGGAAAATACCTGGAGCGGGTAAGGCGAGGGGCGCGAAAGCCGTGA
- a CDS encoding NAD-dependent succinate-semialdehyde dehydrogenase, giving the protein MKLQCPSLFEQSAYVGGAWVDNTSLPRVPVTNPSTHEVIGSVPQVTAQQVDEAVACATNAFNDWREWSGRERALVLREWARLVETHRDDLAIILCSEQGKPLHEARAEITQAANYLDWFAEEARRIYGDNIPAPRRNQRIRVLHQPVGVCAAMTTWTFPSSMVARRIGAALAAGCTVVHHPDPQTPFSALALCVLGESAGLPRGALSVLTGESDTVRSALVSHPGIRKVSFTGAINEGKRQMALCSATVKKVSLELGANCPFIVFDDADIDLAVKGAIDARFRHSGQAAMCANRFFVHTDVYERFVRQLVTKVSTLTLSDGMAEGAQIGPLISETAVARLESLVDEAEQAGATVAIGGSRLTIGSNFFLPTVLTGVRPEMSVCGDEVLGPVASVLAFKDEDEAIALANNTRTGLAAYFYTTDIRRAFRVMEALECGVVGVNDSLVFNEAAPFGGIKESGIGREGAHSGVEEYLEPKYVCFGNL; this is encoded by the coding sequence GTGAAGCTACAGTGCCCAAGTCTTTTCGAACAATCAGCATATGTTGGCGGCGCATGGGTCGACAACACATCCCTGCCGAGGGTGCCGGTCACCAATCCGTCTACCCACGAAGTGATTGGCTCGGTGCCACAGGTGACGGCCCAGCAGGTCGACGAGGCAGTCGCCTGTGCAACCAATGCCTTCAACGACTGGCGCGAATGGAGTGGCCGCGAGCGTGCCCTGGTGCTGCGCGAATGGGCGCGCCTGGTGGAGACTCATCGCGACGACCTGGCAATTATCCTGTGCAGCGAACAGGGCAAGCCGCTCCACGAGGCTCGGGCAGAAATCACGCAAGCCGCCAACTACCTCGACTGGTTTGCCGAAGAGGCGCGAAGGATTTACGGCGACAATATTCCGGCACCTCGCCGCAATCAGCGAATCCGCGTACTACATCAACCAGTCGGGGTCTGCGCGGCAATGACTACCTGGACTTTTCCATCGTCAATGGTTGCAAGGCGTATCGGGGCGGCTCTGGCCGCGGGCTGTACTGTCGTACATCATCCTGATCCACAGACACCTTTTTCGGCGCTCGCGCTTTGCGTGTTGGGTGAGAGCGCCGGGTTGCCACGCGGAGCCTTGTCTGTTCTGACAGGAGAAAGCGATACCGTCAGAAGCGCGCTGGTCTCGCATCCGGGCATCAGGAAGGTATCTTTTACGGGCGCCATTAACGAAGGCAAACGGCAGATGGCGCTATGCTCGGCCACGGTAAAAAAGGTCTCACTAGAACTGGGCGCAAACTGCCCCTTCATCGTTTTCGATGATGCGGACATCGATCTGGCGGTCAAAGGTGCCATCGACGCTCGCTTTCGGCATTCCGGGCAGGCGGCCATGTGCGCAAACCGGTTCTTCGTGCACACGGACGTGTACGAGCGCTTTGTACGCCAACTTGTGACGAAGGTCTCAACACTTACCCTGAGTGACGGGATGGCCGAGGGCGCGCAGATCGGCCCGCTCATCAGCGAGACAGCCGTCGCGCGACTTGAAAGCCTGGTGGACGAGGCGGAGCAGGCGGGGGCAACCGTTGCCATTGGTGGCTCGCGCCTGACGATCGGGTCTAACTTCTTTCTACCGACTGTACTGACTGGCGTCCGTCCGGAAATGAGCGTGTGCGGGGATGAGGTTCTGGGACCGGTTGCGAGCGTACTCGCGTTCAAGGATGAGGACGAGGCGATTGCCCTTGCGAACAACACACGAACGGGCCTGGCAGCGTACTTTTATACAACGGACATCCGGCGCGCATTCAGGGTCATGGAGGCACTTGAATGTGGTGTGGTCGGTGTCAACGACAGTCTGGTCTTCAATGAAGCCGCTCCCTTTGGCGGAATCAAGGAGTCGGGAATCGGCCGGGAGGGAGCGCATTCGGGGGTCGAAGAATACCTGGAGCCGAAATACGTCTGCTTTGGGAATCTCTGA
- a CDS encoding tyrosine-type recombinase/integrase, producing the protein MAQSELACGKEGSARAAEFLSEFDAYLGTAKGLADGTRRKYGRFVQGFLDRWYGDSPPNWQDLSIEDLRAYLRHELSCKTRRPSNSPIIALRAMLRYLGMRGTGVVRSREEALPRIRRWRHATLPASLSSDDVDRLIKCAADAATFQPLRNTAIVLLLARTGMRAAEVVHLSSG; encoded by the coding sequence ATGGCGCAGTCTGAACTGGCGTGCGGCAAGGAGGGCTCCGCGCGCGCAGCCGAATTCCTCAGCGAGTTCGACGCATATCTGGGGACCGCCAAGGGCCTGGCGGATGGCACCCGCCGGAAGTATGGCCGGTTCGTCCAAGGCTTCCTGGACCGATGGTATGGCGACAGTCCACCGAATTGGCAAGACCTGTCAATCGAAGATCTCCGCGCTTATCTGCGTCACGAACTCTCGTGCAAGACGCGGCGACCATCGAACTCACCCATCATCGCGCTGCGCGCTATGCTACGTTATCTCGGCATGAGGGGGACGGGTGTCGTCCGGTCTCGAGAGGAAGCGCTGCCACGGATCCGGCGATGGCGTCACGCGACGCTTCCAGCGAGCCTGTCGAGCGACGATGTGGATCGGCTCATCAAGTGCGCGGCCGACGCTGCGACGTTTCAGCCACTGCGGAACACGGCAATCGTGCTGCTGCTCGCGAGGACCGGGATGCGGGCCGCTGAAGTCGTCCACCTCAGTTCTGGATGA
- a CDS encoding tyrosine-type recombinase/integrase, which yields MDWAGGVIHIRGTKSRRDLPLLRDVGHALLAYINRERPSSSDRTIFLQAVTPARPLTDSSAISKIVRHALKRADIAPARGAAHLLRHAAATTMLTRGMSFKNIADVLGHQSLQSTLQPGRDDARRRGKACPTESGYDENVVFRLVPTGAGRARKKGWTGPYTTRKTRWRCPRSKTS from the coding sequence GTGGACTGGGCCGGCGGCGTCATTCATATCCGAGGGACCAAGTCGCGTCGTGACCTGCCGCTCTTGCGCGACGTCGGACACGCGTTGCTCGCATACATCAACCGGGAGCGTCCGTCATCATCGGACAGGACGATCTTCCTTCAAGCGGTAACGCCAGCGCGACCACTTACCGACTCGAGCGCAATTTCCAAGATCGTCCGGCATGCCTTGAAGCGTGCAGATATCGCTCCCGCACGCGGTGCAGCACATCTCTTACGCCACGCCGCGGCGACAACCATGCTGACACGCGGCATGAGCTTCAAGAACATCGCCGACGTGTTGGGCCATCAGTCCCTGCAGTCCACTCTTCAGCCTGGCCGCGACGATGCTCGAAGGCGAGGAAAAGCTTGTCCGACTGAATCTGGATATGACGAAAACGTCGTTTTCCGTTTGGTACCAACAGGTGCAGGACGGGCTCGCAAGAAAGGATGGACAGGACCTTACACGACTCGCAAAACACGCTGGCGCTGCCCGCGGTCGAAAACGTCCTGA
- a CDS encoding aminoacyl-tRNA deacylase: MSISATLQDCLRSKGSQYEIVHHPHSHSSIETAAAAHIPGDRLAKTVLFEDEHGYVATVLPSTYAVRLSELWAKTGRHLLLAKEVDLRELFKDCDMGALPPVCTAYGMRTYLDESLAQQPDVYFEAGDHEALIHMRTDHFLDLMDRAEQARFARRMHGVSS, encoded by the coding sequence ATGTCGATTTCTGCCACTCTCCAGGACTGCCTGCGCAGCAAGGGCTCCCAGTACGAAATCGTCCATCATCCGCACAGCCATTCCAGCATCGAAACCGCAGCGGCCGCGCATATTCCCGGCGATCGCCTCGCCAAGACCGTGCTTTTTGAAGACGAGCACGGCTATGTGGCGACTGTGCTGCCATCGACCTACGCCGTTCGGTTGTCCGAGCTTTGGGCAAAGACCGGGCGCCACCTCCTGCTCGCCAAAGAGGTCGATCTGCGGGAACTGTTCAAGGATTGCGACATGGGAGCGCTGCCGCCGGTATGTACGGCCTACGGCATGCGAACCTATCTTGACGAGAGCCTCGCCCAGCAACCGGACGTGTATTTCGAGGCCGGTGATCATGAAGCGCTGATTCATATGCGCACAGATCATTTCCTGGATCTGATGGACCGGGCCGAGCAGGCACGCTTTGCCCGTCGCATGCATGGTGTGTCAAGTTGA
- a CDS encoding DUF29 domain-containing protein, translating into MTSPDQDVIAWAREQAALLRAGRFEEIDVEHIADEIEDVARGEVRDMTHRMATLTVWLLRWQYQPDLRSPSLHSMIRVQRERLKAQLRGTPSLHPSLADDEWIKDVWADARQQASRETSIGFAFFPERCPWAMEQRLDSMFWPDQGRRAQPEHPGIGTSPAAPLNWWHYCAPAGHSNRPPEHRRGT; encoded by the coding sequence ATGACAAGCCCCGATCAGGACGTTATCGCGTGGGCCCGAGAACAGGCAGCGCTGCTGCGCGCCGGGCGGTTTGAGGAAATCGACGTCGAGCACATCGCCGACGAAATTGAGGACGTGGCCAGAGGTGAAGTGCGCGACATGACGCACCGCATGGCGACCCTTACCGTGTGGCTTCTCAGGTGGCAGTACCAGCCGGACCTGCGCTCGCCGAGCCTGCATTCGATGATCCGCGTGCAGCGCGAGCGGCTGAAGGCGCAGCTGAGGGGCACACCCAGCCTGCATCCGAGCCTCGCCGATGACGAGTGGATCAAGGATGTGTGGGCCGACGCTCGTCAGCAAGCGAGCAGGGAAACGAGTATCGGCTTTGCGTTCTTTCCTGAGCGCTGCCCGTGGGCGATGGAGCAGCGCCTCGATTCGATGTTCTGGCCGGACCAGGGCAGGCGCGCGCAACCAGAACACCCGGGGATCGGGACTTCCCCGGCTGCGCCACTGAACTGGTGGCATTACTGCGCGCCGGCAGGGCATAGCAATCGACCGCCTGAACATCGCCGCGGAACTTGA
- a CDS encoding FIST signal transduction protein translates to MNHASFIHAHAADADWRVALAGCQRQLDTRMTASAAEQHVSARFTLGWCYLSDYYASASEAILDELHRAYPGVAWVGTIGIGVAASGVEYIDEPALALMVAPLPRESFRLFSGQQPLPAGSSGFVAHTALVHAESTTPDLQELLQELSARTTTGYLFGGLSSARNRPLHFADGVFSGGLSGVLFGPEVGLISRVTQGCQPVGPVRTITRAEHNLVLTLDGKPALDCVLQDLGLDGDLSADELSQALSTTLVGLSTGAEDVPTWPGKFGADTFVRHLIGVDPRHRILAIADLVEAGMHLAFCTRNAEAARRDLVRIATEIRAELESSTTTHLSGALYVSCSGRGGPHFGARHAELQTVRNALGEVPLVGFFAGGEIARSHLYGYTGVLTVFTSPGLS, encoded by the coding sequence ATGAACCACGCTTCGTTTATCCATGCTCATGCTGCTGACGCCGATTGGCGGGTGGCGCTCGCCGGGTGTCAACGGCAACTTGACACCCGGATGACGGCGAGTGCGGCAGAGCAACATGTATCTGCGCGGTTCACTCTCGGATGGTGTTACCTGAGCGACTATTACGCATCGGCGTCCGAGGCGATCCTCGATGAGCTGCATCGCGCTTATCCCGGCGTCGCCTGGGTCGGTACGATCGGCATTGGCGTGGCCGCCAGCGGCGTCGAATACATCGACGAACCGGCCCTCGCGCTGATGGTCGCGCCGCTGCCGCGGGAGTCGTTCCGGCTCTTCTCCGGGCAACAGCCTCTGCCTGCGGGGTCCTCCGGGTTCGTCGCCCATACGGCGCTGGTCCATGCCGAAAGCACCACACCGGACCTGCAGGAATTGTTGCAAGAACTGAGTGCCCGCACCACCACAGGCTATCTTTTCGGCGGTCTGTCCTCGGCGCGAAACCGGCCGCTACACTTCGCCGACGGTGTGTTCAGCGGTGGGTTGTCCGGTGTGCTGTTCGGCCCCGAGGTCGGCCTGATCTCTCGCGTGACTCAGGGCTGCCAGCCTGTCGGGCCGGTGCGTACCATCACCCGCGCCGAACACAATCTGGTGCTCACGCTGGACGGCAAGCCCGCTCTCGATTGCGTGTTGCAGGATCTTGGGCTCGACGGGGATCTGTCAGCCGATGAGTTGTCTCAGGCCCTGTCGACTACGCTAGTGGGTTTGAGCACGGGTGCCGAGGATGTGCCGACGTGGCCCGGAAAGTTCGGCGCGGATACGTTCGTGCGGCACCTGATCGGTGTCGATCCCCGGCACCGGATATTGGCGATTGCGGACCTGGTCGAGGCAGGCATGCATCTGGCGTTTTGCACGCGCAATGCCGAGGCCGCCAGGCGAGATCTGGTGCGCATTGCGACGGAGATCCGGGCGGAACTGGAAAGCAGCACGACAACCCACCTGTCGGGTGCCCTGTATGTCAGTTGCTCGGGACGCGGCGGGCCGCATTTTGGAGCGCGGCATGCGGAACTGCAGACGGTGCGGAATGCCCTGGGCGAGGTGCCGCTGGTGGGCTTCTTCGCCGGCGGCGAGATCGCAAGGAGTCACCTTTACGGCTACACGGGGGTGCTGACCGTCTTCACGAGCCCAGGATTGAGCTGA
- a CDS encoding sensor histidine kinase, giving the protein MVALQDLREIPLFADLSELRLQWLQANLEDMRVEAGAVLRNEGETFRGFFVILDGEIVASRLIDGQQMPVRRYVAPGFCGAVPLLAGTPSLTTLKAESDSHLVRLSEPVLRELLACSDSFSKIIFRATAERLTNLEALLRTREKMAALGKLAAGLAHELNNPAAALARTTDRANEVREALDESLHALSLSSIPHEAIELIHALSARACAKARQAPGDDLARAAAESRLGDWLAAHGVEKPWLVAPGLIAGGIVRDDIAALGESLAPHQFNVSIRWLGATIELHALLKDATGSATHISDMVKALKAYAYMDQAPQQEVDIHDGIEDTLAIMRHRLIQSVAVRREYDRSLPRLQAYGSELNQVWTNIVDNAVDAMEGRGDLVISTRREGDYAVVEFTDSGPGIPPEIQSRLFEPFFTTKPVGQGTGLGLDIAYRIVVNRHGGTILVSSQPGATTFHIRLPLPAQAIAR; this is encoded by the coding sequence ATGGTTGCACTTCAGGATTTGCGCGAGATCCCGCTCTTTGCGGACTTATCCGAACTGCGCCTGCAGTGGCTGCAGGCGAACCTCGAGGACATGCGCGTCGAGGCAGGTGCAGTGCTTCGCAACGAAGGCGAGACGTTCCGGGGCTTTTTTGTCATCCTGGACGGTGAAATTGTGGCGAGCAGACTGATCGACGGACAGCAGATGCCGGTTCGTCGATATGTTGCGCCAGGTTTCTGTGGCGCGGTGCCATTGCTCGCGGGGACGCCATCACTGACGACGCTCAAGGCCGAGTCCGACAGCCACCTGGTCCGGCTTTCCGAGCCAGTGTTGCGCGAGTTGCTCGCGTGCAGTGACTCCTTCAGCAAAATCATCTTCCGCGCGACGGCCGAGCGTCTCACTAACCTTGAGGCATTGTTGCGAACGCGAGAGAAGATGGCCGCATTAGGGAAGCTGGCGGCTGGCCTTGCACACGAGTTGAACAATCCTGCCGCAGCGTTGGCGCGCACGACAGACCGTGCAAACGAGGTTCGCGAAGCTCTGGATGAATCGCTCCACGCCCTCAGCCTCAGCTCGATTCCGCATGAGGCAATCGAACTCATTCATGCCTTGAGCGCGCGCGCGTGCGCCAAGGCGAGACAGGCGCCTGGGGACGACCTGGCGAGAGCAGCTGCGGAAAGCAGGCTGGGCGATTGGCTGGCTGCCCATGGGGTCGAAAAGCCATGGCTGGTGGCCCCCGGCTTGATCGCAGGCGGTATCGTGCGTGATGACATCGCTGCGCTCGGCGAAAGTCTGGCACCGCACCAGTTTAACGTCAGCATCCGGTGGCTCGGTGCGACGATTGAACTGCACGCGCTGCTAAAGGATGCCACCGGGAGCGCAACGCACATTTCCGACATGGTCAAGGCGCTCAAGGCGTACGCCTATATGGACCAGGCGCCACAACAGGAGGTAGACATCCACGATGGCATCGAGGATACGCTCGCCATTATGCGCCACCGGCTCATCCAGTCGGTCGCAGTAAGACGCGAATACGACCGAAGCCTGCCCCGTCTTCAGGCGTACGGAAGCGAACTCAATCAGGTATGGACCAATATTGTCGACAATGCGGTCGACGCCATGGAGGGCCGTGGCGACCTTGTCATTTCCACGCGCCGTGAGGGCGACTACGCGGTGGTCGAGTTCACTGACAGCGGTCCTGGTATCCCGCCGGAGATTCAGTCGCGGCTGTTTGAGCCGTTCTTCACCACCAAGCCGGTCGGCCAGGGGACGGGCCTGGGCCTCGATATTGCCTACCGTATAGTCGTCAATCGGCATGGTGGAACGATTCTCGTCAGTTCGCAGCCGGGCGCGACGACCTTTCACATACGCTTACCCCTTCCGGCGCAAGCAATTGCCAGGTAG
- a CDS encoding DUF2244 domain-containing protein, with protein MPTREWRLKRNCSLTPRQSLAATVFLMALVLAIGVAAAFASGVWLALPFSMLCTVAVGIAFIAYARHATDGEVLTFAPPFVIVEIHECGCRTMHRMNAARLSVSLGDSDGAVYLCDGWQRIPVGRQLPAAARAEFVRQLRRFIVDDC; from the coding sequence GTGCCGACCCGCGAGTGGCGCCTCAAGCGCAACTGCTCCCTCACGCCGCGGCAGTCGCTCGCCGCGACCGTGTTCCTCATGGCGCTCGTCCTCGCGATCGGCGTGGCAGCGGCATTCGCATCCGGCGTGTGGCTCGCGTTGCCCTTCTCGATGCTTTGCACCGTGGCCGTCGGCATCGCCTTTATCGCCTACGCCAGGCACGCGACGGACGGCGAGGTGCTGACGTTCGCGCCCCCGTTCGTGATCGTCGAAATACACGAGTGCGGATGCCGCACGATGCATCGGATGAATGCGGCCCGCTTGTCCGTGTCTCTCGGCGACAGCGATGGCGCCGTCTACCTTTGCGACGGCTGGCAGCGTATTCCCGTCGGACGGCAACTGCCTGCCGCCGCCCGCGCGGAGTTCGTGCGTCAATTGCGCCGCTTTATCGTGGACGACTGTTGA
- a CDS encoding DUF1488 family protein — protein sequence MAGRLNAAIAAEALQDHFGANSALESALMAAFDNGRNRICSVCAEVIDQNGSKGVVLQSGLFRVDSMEPDRGTTA from the coding sequence ATGGCGGGCCGGTTGAATGCGGCAATTGCCGCCGAGGCGCTGCAAGATCATTTCGGCGCCAATTCCGCGCTGGAATCCGCCCTGATGGCTGCTTTCGATAACGGCCGCAATCGTATCTGTTCGGTTTGCGCGGAAGTGATCGACCAGAACGGCAGCAAAGGAGTAGTGTTACAGAGCGGACTGTTCAGAGTGGACAGCATGGAACCCGATCGCGGCACCACGGCATAG
- a CDS encoding cytochrome C oxidase subunit IV family protein yields MDHTDPTHLSDAVHGQQHPIGIYLKIWGLLFVLSTMSYMVDYFHVQGLLRWALIVVLMIAKAGLIVSIFMHMMWERLALVYAILIPPLCLLVLLVLMAAEAHHTFGMRELFFH; encoded by the coding sequence ATGGACCACACCGATCCCACCCATCTATCCGACGCCGTGCACGGCCAGCAGCATCCGATTGGCATCTACCTGAAAATCTGGGGCCTGCTGTTCGTACTGAGCACGATGTCGTACATGGTGGATTACTTCCACGTGCAGGGCCTGCTGCGCTGGGCGCTGATCGTCGTACTCATGATCGCCAAGGCCGGGCTGATCGTGTCGATTTTCATGCACATGATGTGGGAGCGGCTGGCGCTGGTGTACGCCATCCTGATACCGCCCCTGTGCCTGCTGGTGCTGCTGGTGCTGATGGCTGCCGAAGCGCATCACACCTTCGGCATGCGGGAACTCTTCTTCCATTGA
- a CDS encoding heme-copper oxidase subunit III family protein, translating to MTTPTLPTESAATTPTDAGPDGWHGIVTDWSADREAFKVPWGKAMMWIFLLSDTFIFSSFLIGYMTVRMSTTVPWPDPSKVFGLTVGGVDVPLLLIAIMTFTLITSSGTMAMAVNFGYRRNAKRAAALLLATALLGVTFVSMQAFEWTKLIVHEGIRPWGNPMGAAQFGACFFMITGFHGFHVSCGVIYLLLIARKILRPGFTEYGNFQIVEIAGLYWHFVDLVWVFIFALFYLW from the coding sequence ATGACCACGCCCACGCTCCCGACCGAATCCGCTGCCACCACGCCCACCGACGCCGGGCCTGACGGCTGGCACGGCATCGTCACGGACTGGTCGGCCGACCGCGAAGCCTTCAAGGTGCCGTGGGGCAAGGCGATGATGTGGATCTTCCTGCTGTCGGACACCTTCATCTTCAGCAGCTTCCTGATAGGCTACATGACGGTGCGCATGTCGACCACGGTGCCGTGGCCTGACCCTTCGAAGGTGTTCGGGCTCACTGTGGGCGGCGTGGATGTGCCCTTGCTGCTGATCGCCATCATGACGTTCACCCTGATCACCAGCAGCGGCACCATGGCGATGGCTGTCAACTTTGGCTACCGGCGCAACGCAAAACGCGCCGCCGCACTGTTGCTGGCGACCGCGCTGCTGGGCGTGACCTTCGTGTCGATGCAGGCCTTCGAATGGACCAAGCTGATCGTCCATGAAGGTATCCGCCCCTGGGGCAACCCGATGGGCGCGGCGCAGTTTGGCGCGTGCTTCTTCATGATCACCGGCTTCCACGGCTTTCACGTGAGCTGCGGTGTGATCTACCTGCTGCTGATAGCACGCAAGATCCTGCGGCCGGGGTTCACCGAGTATGGCAACTTCCAGATCGTGGAGATTGCCGGCTTGTACTGGCACTTCGTCGACCTGGTGTGGGTGTTCATCTTTGCGCTGTTCTATTTGTGGTGA
- a CDS encoding cytochrome c oxidase subunit 3 — protein MTTLRRSFVPDAPPVLPNAGRIGLIVFMAVATTLFSLLLFAYAMRMREPDWQPIPHPALLWWNTGALVLASIAMQRARQLTLHRAAWLVSSGVLAAVFVIGQLTAWRMLSAAGQTVTVNPSNSFLYLLTGLHGLHVLGGLVAWAVTIARLRRRDPFRAQRAIALCAIYWHFLLAVWLVLLAAMWWITPGFVAAICGPLYGAAP, from the coding sequence ATGACCACGCTGCGCCGCTCCTTCGTTCCTGACGCGCCACCTGTCTTGCCGAATGCGGGCCGCATCGGCCTGATCGTCTTCATGGCGGTGGCAACGACATTGTTTTCACTGCTGCTGTTCGCCTATGCAATGCGTATGCGCGAGCCCGACTGGCAGCCGATCCCGCATCCGGCGCTGCTGTGGTGGAACACCGGCGCGCTGGTGCTGGCAAGTATTGCCATGCAGCGTGCCCGGCAGTTGACCTTACACCGCGCGGCGTGGCTGGTGTCCAGCGGTGTGCTGGCGGCCGTGTTCGTGATCGGGCAACTGACCGCCTGGCGCATGCTGTCGGCGGCCGGGCAGACCGTCACCGTCAATCCTTCCAATAGCTTCCTCTACCTGCTCACCGGCCTGCACGGGTTGCATGTGCTGGGCGGGCTGGTGGCCTGGGCGGTGACGATCGCGCGTCTCCGGCGCCGGGACCCCTTCCGAGCACAGCGCGCCATTGCGCTGTGCGCCATCTACTGGCATTTCCTGCTGGCTGTCTGGCTCGTGCTGCTGGCGGCGATGTGGTGGATCACCCCTGGGTTCGTCGCCGCCATCTGCGGGCCGCTGTATGGAGCCGCGCCATGA